The following are from one region of the Chloracidobacterium sp. genome:
- the tssB gene encoding type VI secretion system contractile sheath small subunit yields the protein MPTKESLQHKIDRVRPPRVQITYDVEVGNAIELKELPFVIGVMGDFVGKPEEPLPAFKNRKFVEVDPDNFNQVLAGMKPRLAYTIDNKLQDDGSKMGIELKFNSIEDFEPDNVAQQVEPLRKLVEARQKLADLRSKMDGNEKLETLLEDVISSADKQKELSAALGIDAKED from the coding sequence ATGCCAACAAAAGAGAGTTTACAGCATAAGATCGACCGGGTGCGGCCGCCAAGGGTCCAGATCACCTACGATGTTGAGGTCGGCAACGCGATCGAACTCAAAGAACTTCCCTTCGTGATCGGCGTAATGGGCGATTTCGTCGGTAAACCGGAAGAGCCGCTGCCGGCTTTCAAGAACCGCAAGTTCGTCGAAGTCGATCCTGACAACTTCAACCAGGTGCTCGCCGGAATGAAGCCGCGACTTGCCTACACTATCGACAACAAGCTTCAGGATGATGGGAGCAAGATGGGCATTGAGCTTAAGTTCAACAGCATCGAGGACTTCGAACCTGACAATGTCGCTCAACAGGTCGAACCGCTGAGAAAGCTGGTTGAAGCCCGGCAGAAACTGGCCGACCTGAGGTCGAAAATGGACGGAAATGAAAAGCTTGAAACACTGCTCGAAGACGTGATCTCAAGTGCCGACAAACAAAAAGAACTGAGCGCGGCGCTCGGTATCGATGCGAAGGAGGACTAA
- the tssC gene encoding type VI secretion system contractile sheath large subunit, with protein sequence MATQKGKEAAVETVETTGEVSLLDKILTDGKMARDDFQKERAKDMIAEFVNQVMSGELTMTKNMDVAINARIAEIDRLISAQMNEIMHHEDFQKLEGSWRGLHHLIKNTLTGPQLKIRVMSVTKKELLKDFERALEFDQSTLFKKIYEDEYGTFGGAPYGAMIGDFEFGNHPQDMALLEKVSEVAAAAHAPFLSAASADLFGWDTYSEMTEVRDITKIFERAEYMKWRSFRESEDSRYVGLTLPHVLMREPYGAATKPTESFRFEEDVDGTDHKKYLWGNAAYALGTRLTEAFSMHGWCVAIRGVEGGGLVQGLPTHTFETDEGEVAMKCPTEVAITDRREKEFSDNGFIPLVHCKNTDYAAFFATQSANKAKKYDSDAANANARLSSQLQYIFAVSRFAHYLKAMMRDKVGSFMSRKEAEMFLNKWISQYVLENDVAPASQKAKYPLREARVDVAEIPGKPGCYRAVAFLRPHFQLDELSVSLRLVADLPPPAK encoded by the coding sequence ATGGCTACACAAAAAGGAAAAGAAGCCGCAGTAGAAACCGTCGAAACCACTGGCGAAGTCAGCTTGCTCGACAAGATCTTGACTGACGGCAAAATGGCGCGTGACGATTTTCAGAAAGAACGCGCAAAAGACATGATCGCTGAGTTCGTCAATCAGGTAATGAGCGGCGAACTGACCATGACCAAGAATATGGATGTGGCGATCAATGCTCGCATCGCAGAGATCGACCGCCTGATTTCGGCCCAGATGAACGAGATCATGCACCACGAAGATTTTCAGAAACTCGAAGGTTCGTGGCGCGGTCTCCACCACCTGATCAAGAACACGCTCACCGGGCCCCAGCTCAAGATACGTGTGATGAGCGTTACTAAGAAAGAGCTCTTGAAAGATTTCGAAAGAGCCCTCGAATTTGACCAATCGACCCTCTTCAAGAAGATCTACGAAGACGAATATGGAACGTTTGGCGGCGCTCCTTATGGTGCGATGATAGGCGACTTTGAGTTTGGCAACCACCCGCAGGATATGGCCTTGCTTGAAAAGGTTTCGGAAGTTGCTGCGGCCGCCCACGCCCCGTTTCTGAGCGCAGCCTCGGCGGATCTCTTTGGATGGGACACGTATTCAGAAATGACGGAGGTCCGTGATATTACCAAGATCTTCGAGCGTGCTGAATACATGAAATGGCGCAGTTTTCGGGAATCGGAAGATTCGCGTTACGTTGGCCTTACGTTGCCGCACGTGCTCATGCGTGAACCCTATGGCGCAGCAACAAAACCGACAGAATCGTTCCGCTTTGAAGAAGACGTTGACGGTACCGACCACAAGAAATATCTTTGGGGTAATGCTGCATACGCGCTCGGAACAAGGCTCACAGAGGCATTTTCCATGCATGGTTGGTGTGTAGCCATACGCGGCGTGGAAGGCGGCGGCCTGGTCCAGGGCCTTCCGACGCACACATTCGAGACCGACGAAGGCGAAGTCGCTATGAAGTGTCCGACCGAGGTCGCGATCACCGATCGGCGTGAAAAGGAGTTTTCGGATAACGGATTCATACCGTTGGTACACTGCAAAAACACCGATTACGCAGCATTCTTCGCGACCCAGTCGGCAAACAAAGCGAAGAAGTACGACTCAGATGCCGCAAATGCGAACGCCCGGCTTTCGTCGCAGCTTCAGTATATTTTCGCGGTTTCTCGTTTCGCCCATTACCTTAAGGCAATGATGCGTGACAAGGTCGGTTCATTTATGTCGAGGAAAGAGGCAGAGATGTTCCTTAACAAATGGATATCTCAATACGTACTTGAGAACGATGTTGCCCCGGCCTCGCAAAAGGCAAAGTATCCGCTGCGCGAAGCACGCGTCGACGTCGCGGAGATACCTGGAAAGCCCGGTTGTTATCGTGCCGTTGCATTCTTGCGGCCGCATTTCCAACTCGACGAACTCTCGGTCAGTCTGAGATTGGTCGCCGATCTTCCGCCACCGGCGAAATAA
- a CDS encoding type VI secretion system tube protein Hcp: MASADYYLKIDTIEGESEAVGFEKQMQIESWSFGASNSGSAVQGTGLGVGKVSLQDFHFVVQNGKASPQLFLACAKGNHIPQAILSCRKTGGDGNPFTYTKVTFGDIVISSFQTGGSNGSSILPMEQISFNFTNITMEYFQQKKDGTVALTNTTSYDIKKVEGTGA, from the coding sequence ATGGCAAGTGCAGATTATTATTTGAAGATCGATACGATCGAGGGCGAATCGGAAGCCGTCGGTTTTGAAAAGCAGATGCAGATCGAGTCGTGGTCATTCGGAGCCAGTAATTCAGGTTCAGCAGTTCAGGGAACTGGTCTTGGCGTCGGTAAGGTCAGCCTTCAGGACTTTCACTTCGTTGTCCAGAACGGCAAAGCGTCGCCGCAATTGTTCCTCGCTTGTGCCAAAGGCAACCACATCCCGCAGGCGATCCTTTCCTGCCGCAAGACCGGTGGTGACGGTAACCCGTTCACGTACACGAAGGTCACTTTCGGCGACATCGTGATCTCGTCGTTCCAGACCGGTGGTTCGAACGGTTCTTCGATCCTGCCGATGGAGCAGATCTCGTTCAACTTCACCAATATCACAATGGAGTACTTCCAACAGAAGAAGGACGGAACGGTGGCATTGACCAATACGACCAGCTACGACATCAAGAAGGTCGAAGGCACCGGAGCCTAA
- the tssA gene encoding type VI secretion system protein TssA, producing the protein MSEELRQPPVVDLEALLRPISDENPSGESLRYSGLYDEISEARRADEVLNQGEWQTELKVADYRRVIDLAVPALTTQTKDLQVGVWLAEALLKQYGFAGLRDGLKMLAGFHDIFWETVHPEIDEGDMEGRANAISWFDTTGAFAAKQAPFTGGEGYSFIDWEDSKTFDIPDNLETLATEDQARYAQLKAQAENERRVTAEMWRKEKAATRRASCEKVNFTLEECWEAFNALNKVTEEKYDRNQTPGLSTLRKSLEDIHGQVKKLLEEKRQEEPDESDVEESESADGEGSADGAAVGRAGGGPAGPIQNRKDALKRLADVADFFQKTEPHSPVSYLVQRAVKWGHMPLESWLQDVIKDETILYQLRQTLGFNTASGDPNAQTNQG; encoded by the coding sequence ATGAGTGAAGAACTACGACAGCCACCGGTCGTCGACCTTGAGGCACTACTTCGTCCGATCTCTGATGAGAACCCTTCGGGCGAATCGCTCCGTTACTCCGGACTTTACGACGAGATCTCAGAGGCCCGCCGTGCGGACGAAGTTTTGAATCAAGGCGAGTGGCAGACGGAACTTAAGGTTGCTGATTACCGTAGGGTCATCGATCTTGCTGTACCGGCCCTTACCACTCAGACGAAAGATCTTCAGGTCGGGGTTTGGCTGGCAGAGGCTTTGCTCAAGCAGTATGGTTTTGCGGGACTTCGCGACGGCCTGAAAATGCTCGCCGGCTTTCACGATATCTTTTGGGAAACCGTGCACCCCGAGATCGATGAAGGCGACATGGAGGGGCGTGCAAACGCAATCTCATGGTTTGATACGACCGGAGCTTTCGCCGCGAAGCAAGCACCGTTCACGGGCGGCGAGGGTTACAGCTTTATCGATTGGGAAGATTCGAAGACGTTTGACATACCTGACAATCTTGAGACCCTCGCCACCGAGGATCAGGCCCGATACGCGCAATTAAAGGCGCAGGCCGAGAACGAACGCCGCGTAACGGCGGAAATGTGGCGAAAAGAGAAAGCAGCGACTCGGCGTGCAAGCTGTGAAAAGGTAAACTTCACGCTCGAAGAATGCTGGGAGGCATTTAACGCCCTCAATAAAGTTACCGAGGAAAAATACGACCGCAATCAGACGCCTGGGTTGAGTACGCTGCGTAAATCACTCGAGGACATCCACGGGCAGGTCAAGAAGCTCCTTGAAGAAAAGCGGCAAGAAGAGCCTGACGAATCCGACGTCGAAGAAAGCGAATCCGCGGACGGCGAAGGATCCGCCGACGGAGCCGCAGTCGGACGAGCAGGCGGAGGCCCTGCGGGGCCGATACAAAACCGTAAAGACGCGTTAAAGCGATTGGCCGATGTCGCCGATTTCTTTCAGAAGACCGAGCCGCATAGTCCGGTTTCGTACCTCGTTCAGCGGGCCGTTAAATGGGGCCACATGCCGCTTGAATCGTGGCTCCAGGATGTCATCAAGGACGAGACTATCCTATATCAGCTTCGTCAAACATTAGGCTTCAACACTGCATCCGGCGACCCGAATGCTCAAACGAATCAGGGGTAG